Sequence from the Fulvivirga ligni genome:
TCTAAATACCCAATCACTAATGTTAGAATTCACGACATTAATGGCACTATTAAGCTCTGTATCTGTCAATTGATCATTGTTAAATTTCTGCAAATCCTGGGGACTTAGGATATCTTCAAAAATATCGTAGATACAATGCGCCGCAGATAAAACATATAGTTTTTCCTGATAATTATTAATAAGAGTTCCTGAACAATTTCTTGTAACGTAGGAATTATCTGTATAGAATAACCCAACGGCCCTAGCATGATTAGTAATTATTGGATCGGAATATTTATAAATAGATCTATCTGAACAGTAATCACAAGGAGTTGAAGTTCTTCTCGCATTTAACCCTTTTAATTCATTTTGAGTCTCAGGAACAGTATTATCATAAGTATTCATTACCCCATCATCTGAACAGCTTATGAGTGTCAAGGGAATTAGCAAAATTAACAATAGTCTTTTCAAGGTTCCAAGTTATAGATGATAAATAGGCATTCTTTTTTGCCTCAATCATTCAATTTAACAATTTCAACAAAAATTAATATTATTTAGCAACAATATTTCATACCCCCAACTTAGCCAAGGTATTAAGTGTGACTTGGTGCATTTGCCCAAATATTATAACATTTTACTCAGCCAGCCTCTCACCAGCTATTTTGGCTAGGAGTCTTTCATTAATCTTAGTTTCCCGAAATAGAAGAAATATGCCTAACACAAAAATTATAGTACATACGATAAAAACACTGATGTCATAAGACTCGCTTAAAAGTCCGGTGATTAAATGTTGAATAGAGAAGAACCAGAGACCGATAATTGTAAATGTGCTCATACGATGTTTCACCTTCAATTCTACCTGATTTCCTCTTTCCTCAACAATCCATTTCGAATAGACTTTAGGAAACAATTTGAAAATACCATTTCTGTACCTGGCAACAGTCACTGTTCCGTCCTCATTTTCTTTTCCTGCAAAAAGCCTTTCCGGGAAAATAACCCAGGTTGAGGTATTCACCATCGACAAATTGTATTTTTTTGATATTCGACTTCGAATATTTGACTCAGCGGCACCCTTTTGCTCAACGTCAAGCTTAATGACTGACTCTTTTAATGGTATCATCTACTTTGTTTTTTTAATACTAATGATTGAGTAATTTAACTATTCAGAGAATAAATAAAAACTCATATTTTACTGATTGCTAAAAGCTGCCAAAAGAAGCGTACCTATTCAAAAAAATAAATCACAAAATCTTATTTTTAATATGTAGCTTCGCGCTTCCTTTTAAAGAATGGTCATATGAAGCGTATTAAAGAGTACAAAAAGTTATTTAACATCGAGTCAACCATAGATCTGCAAGACCTAAAAAAAACCTACCGTAACTTAGTAAAAGAGTGGCACCCTGATAAATTTCAGGAAGGCGATGAGAGGGCTGAAGAGGCTAAAGTAATGAGTCTTAAAATCATAGACGCTTATCACTTTTTAATCAGCATAGCCCCTGAAACCAGAGAAGCCAACTTGGAAGCTTACACCAAAACCACTACAGAATCAGGAATAGAAAATTACAAGCATAAAGGACTATTACTGGAAGTGAGCTTTACCGATGGTTCCACCTATGAGTACTTTGGGGTGAACAATAATGTTTTCAACAAATTCCTCAACGCCAGCAACCCTTACCGTTTCGCTAAGCGTAACATTTTCCATTCTTTCCTTTACAGGAAGTCTAAGAAAGATGTGAAGAAAGAGGAGTCTGCGGCTTAATATTGACCCCATTCCCTTCTCCTCGAGGAGAAGGGGTGGATAAAAGTTAGCATAGCATTTTCCTATCCGGCGCCAATGCCATTCTTATTCTTTCTTTTATATGTAAACCTTAATCACTTTGATGATCATAGCTCAAAGCTCTGGAAATTTTCCATTCTCCATCTTCTAGTAACCACACATGTGTGAACTTGGCCGTAGTGTCATGAAAACGGTGAACTCCCATCTGAATGGCTCCATACAAAACTCCGTTTTGGGTCAGCGGATATACCTGTAAGCTATTTTCTACCAGCTCTCTCTGCACCGTACTTTTTCCGCCTCCACAAACCCCATTTTTAATGGACTCCACAAAATCATCTTTTAATCTGGTAACACCACCCCGATCATGGTAAAACTCGAAATCTTCACTGGTTAAGTTTTCAAACTGGCTGATGTCGCACTGATTAAAACCAACATTGAATAATAAGCTATCCATTGATTTCAGCTGAAGGTAAAGCTCAGAAGTATTGGCCTCTTGAGCGGATACTTGGTTGGGGATTAAAGCATAGGCAATTAGGATAATCATACCTCTTCCTATGCGGGCGAGTTGTTTGTTAATACTCATCATGTTTGTGTATTTAAATATTTAATGAATTTCGGTAACAAAATCCTTATATCTAATACCATCAAACTGCAGCTATCGCATCTGATTAGTTATCACATCCACTCCGTTAATTTAATAATTTCAAGAAAAAAAATAAGCATTATTGCTGATAAATTTCATTTCACATCATAACTGATGTTTATTATTAGCTTGGAGCCAGCTGACGCATAATTGATTGAAGATCGTGAGTTCTTTAGGTGTTGTATCTCACCTTATCCCCGGCCCTTCTCCTCAAGGAGAAGGGAGCTATGCCACAAACAGAGTCACTCTGAGGTTCTCGAAGTGTAGACTGTCTAATAGAGAATACCGTTCAGTACTCCCTTTTCAATAGATTCATCCGGTGCGAAATAAACGGTCAAAAAGAAAAGTTCTACTTCTCTATCTCCTTCAAGTTCTCCATCTTTTTATTTCTCAGGAAGCCATTGATGTCTTCGAAATGCTCTCTAATGTGCTTATTGCCAAATTCGAATACTTTTTCAGCCAGGCCATCGAGGAAGTCACGATCGTGAGAAACCAGTATAATGGTGCCTTCGAAGTCTCTCAGGGCGTCTTTAAGGATGTCTTTAGTCTTGATATCCAAGTGGTTAGTCGGCTCATCGAGGATTAATAGATTAACGGGCTGTAGCAATAGCTTGATCATGGCCAGCCTGGTACGCTCACCACCGGAAAGCACTTTCACTTTTTTGTCAATAGTGTCTCCGCTGAACATAAAGGCGCCTAGCAGGTCCTTGACTTTAGTTCTTATATCTCCCTGGGCGATTTCGTCAACCGTTTGAAATACAGTCAGGTTCTCGTCTAATAGTGCTGCCTGGTTCTGAGCAAAGTAGCCGATTTTGCTGTTATGCCCTACTTGTAGCGTACCATCAAAATCAATCTCGCCCATAATGGCTTTCACCATGGTAGATTTACCCTCACCATTCTTACCCACAAAGGCTACTTTATCACCTTGAGCTATAGTGAAAGTGGCATCTTTAAATACCAGATGATCTCCATATGACTTGCTAAGACCATCCACTATTACCGGGTATTTTCCTGACCTCGGAGCAGGAGGAAACTTCAGGTTAAGGCTGGAAGTATCTACTTCATCCACCTCCACAATCTCCATTTTCTCCAGCATTTTCACGCGTGACTGCACTTGGAGCGTCTTAGAATATGTTCCTTTAAAACGATCTATAAACTGCTGTATTTCAGCAATTTGCTTAGCCTGATCATCAAATTGTTTTTGCTGTTGCTCGCGTCTTTCTTTACGAAGCTCCAGGTAGTGCGAGTAGTTAGTACGATAGTCATAAATACGACCAGTGGTGATTTCGATAGTACGGTTGGTCAGGTTATCTACAAAAGCCTTATCGTGACTGATCACCATTACTGCCTTGGCACTATTCTTCAAAAAGTTCTCCAGCCACTGCACCGATTCGATGTCCAGGTGGTTGGTAGGCTCATCGAGTAAGATAAGATCAGGCTTCTTTAAAAGTATTT
This genomic interval carries:
- a CDS encoding nuclear transport factor 2 family protein; this translates as MMSINKQLARIGRGMIILIAYALIPNQVSAQEANTSELYLQLKSMDSLLFNVGFNQCDISQFENLTSEDFEFYHDRGGVTRLKDDFVESIKNGVCGGGKSTVQRELVENSLQVYPLTQNGVLYGAIQMGVHRFHDTTAKFTHVWLLEDGEWKISRALSYDHQSD
- a CDS encoding ABC-F family ATP-binding cassette domain-containing protein, with translation MISVDAVGVEFSGTTLFSNVTFNINNNDRIALMGKNGAGKSTLLKIIAGVNKPTQGKVSFPADAVIAYLPQHLLTDDDCSVFEEASKAFAKINNMKLRIDELNHQLETRTDYESDAYSKIIEEVSELSEKFYSIEEVNFDAEVEKTLLGLGFLREDFTKPTNEFSGGWRMRIELAKILLKKPDLILLDEPTNHLDIESVQWLENFLKNSAKAVMVISHDKAFVDNLTNRTIEITTGRIYDYRTNYSHYLELRKERREQQQKQFDDQAKQIAEIQQFIDRFKGTYSKTLQVQSRVKMLEKMEIVEVDEVDTSSLNLKFPPAPRSGKYPVIVDGLSKSYGDHLVFKDATFTIAQGDKVAFVGKNGEGKSTMVKAIMGEIDFDGTLQVGHNSKIGYFAQNQAALLDENLTVFQTVDEIAQGDIRTKVKDLLGAFMFSGDTIDKKVKVLSGGERTRLAMIKLLLQPVNLLILDEPTNHLDIKTKDILKDALRDFEGTIILVSHDRDFLDGLAEKVFEFGNKHIREHFEDINGFLRNKKMENLKEIEK
- a CDS encoding KTSC domain-containing protein — encoded protein: MKRIKEYKKLFNIESTIDLQDLKKTYRNLVKEWHPDKFQEGDERAEEAKVMSLKIIDAYHFLISIAPETREANLEAYTKTTTESGIENYKHKGLLLEVSFTDGSTYEYFGVNNNVFNKFLNASNPYRFAKRNIFHSFLYRKSKKDVKKEESAA